The following proteins are encoded in a genomic region of Cryptomeria japonica chromosome 11, Sugi_1.0, whole genome shotgun sequence:
- the LOC131061753 gene encoding cytochrome P450 86B1, with protein MYFKFDEEMAILAEILGNGRTFLQLWCVGITAVILIWGLRGRTRSRFRGATVWPLLGVLPSLLFNRRHLYNWVTHLVVVNGGTFRLPGPWKCRVFTADPANIEYLLKTRYANFGKGEIFKDSFRLMFGDSILAQDGESFKRLSVPIAKAFSSPAFRDGMVVGLPAVMQQNLLPIFTHACEKAAIIDLQDVFHRLACHNAWLFGAGVELDCLKPSLPKFPFIEAFGEATQSIMFRLLMHPFCWKILFERRFLKAKDFVYGFSIQQWCSRGCSPVSDIASAFLEYEGERGRLYSDKRKYELLVNLIFAGKDSITAGLTWFFWLVAKHPLVEAHILAELRQIVKQRQSPDDQNPFSFSFEEIKEMDYLHSAVTESLRLYPPVPIESTVSAEDDVLPDGTPVEKGAQVFYSIYSSGRLESVWGEDCVEFKPERWMKNGRFVRQSDSKFVVFNGGPRRCTGMEFAYWQMKWAAASVLIRYSIKMVDKHPVIPKYGLSLFMKYGLLATVHQREIVDGESSK; from the coding sequence ATGTATTTTAAGTTTGATGAAGAAATGGCAATTCTGGCGGAAATTCTAGGGAATGGGAGGACATTTCTTCAACTCTGGTGTGTAGGAATAACAGCCGTCATACTAATTTGGGGTTTGCGGGGTCGGACGCGATCGAGATTTAGAGGGGCTACGGTGTGGCCGCTTCTGGGCGTGCTTCCCTCTTTGCTTTTTAACCGGCGCCACCTTTACAACTGGGTTACTCATCTGGTTGTCGTGAACGGCGGAACATTCAGACTTCCGGGCCCTTGGAAATGCCGGGTTTTTACGGCCGACCCAGCAAACATAGAATACCTGCTGAAAACAAGGTATGCCAATTTCGGCAAGGGTGAGATTTTCAAAGACTCGTTTCGCCTCATGTTCGGGGACTCGATTCTGGCGCAAGACGGGGAGTCGTTCAAGCGTCTCAGTGTGCCTATCGCCAAGGCGTTCTCCTCGCCCGCCTTCCGCGATGGTATGGTCGTCGGGCTGCCGGCCGTGATGCAGCAAAATCTTCTCCCCATCTTCACCCACGCCTGTGAGAAAGCCGCCATTATCGACCTGCAAGATGTGTTCCACCGGCTGGCTTGTCACAACGCGTGGCTCTTCGGCGCAGGTGTTGAACTTGATTGCCTGAAACCGAGTCTGCCCAAATTTCCCTTCATAGAAGCCTTCGGAGAGGCCACGCAGTCGATCATGTTTCGCCTGCTCATGCACCCGTTTTGTTGGAAAATTTTGTTTGAGCGCCGTTTTCTCAAAGCCAAAGACTTTGTTTACGGCTTCTCTATTCAACAATGGTGTTCTCGCGGGTGTTCTCCTGTGTCTGACATCGCATCGGCCTTCCTTGAGTACGAGGGAGAGAGGGGGCGGCTTTATTCTGACAAAAGAAAGTATGAGTTACTTGTCAATCTCATTTTCGCGGGGAAGGACTCCATTACGGCGGGGCTCACATGGTTCTTCTGGCTCGTAGCTAAGCATCCCCTTGTCGAAGCCCACATTTTAGCAGAGCTCCGACAGATCGTCAAACAGAGACAGAGTCCGGACGATCAGAACCCATTTTCTTTTAGCTTCGAAGAAATAAAGGAGATGGATTACCTGCATTCAGCAGTGACGGAGTCTCTCCGCCTGTACCCACCTGTTCCCATTGAGTCCACGGTTTCCGCAGAAGATGATGTTCTGCCCGACGGCACGCCCGTGGAGAAGGGCGCGCAGGTTTTTTACTCGATTTACTCCTCCGGCAGGTTGGAGAGCGTTTGGGGCGAGGATTGCGTGGAGTTCAAGCCGGAAAGGTGGATGAAGAATGGTAGGTTTGTGAGGCAATCGGATTCCAAGTTTGTAGTCTTCAACGGAGGACCTCGGCGCTGCACTGGCATGGAATTTGCGTACTGGCAGATGAAGTGGGCTGCGGCTTCAGTTCTTATTCGTTATTCCATAAAGATGGTTGATAAGCATCCCGTAATTCCTAAGTACGGACTCTCGCTTTTCATGAAGTATGGTTTGCTCGCAACAGTTCACCAAAGAGAAATAGTAGATGGTGAGAGCAGCAAATAA